TGCTGACGCCCTTGAGCGCCCCGCCCTTCGCGACGTGCGTGACCAGGTCGCCGCCGAGGACGGGCAGACCGGCGTAGGTGCGCTCGTAGCGGGTGTGGACGGTGCCGTCGGCGTCCTTGACGACATCGCGGGCGACCAGCGCCTCCTGGGCGCCGAGCCCGAGCTCGTCGGCGGTGGAACCCGCCGCGTCCTGCGCCGACTTGAGGGCGGCGGCGCGGGCCGGGGCGCTGAGGGGAAGGGCGGTGGCGCCGTTGACGGACTCGGGGGCCGCGGTGGCGGCACCGTTCTGAAGCGCGAGCACGACCATGGCCGCCGAGCCGATCAGGGCGGCGGCACGCAGACGGGTCGTACGGGAGATACGGGACTGCTGTCTCACTCGGTCTCCTTCGGGCCGGCCTCAGGGTTGGCGAGGCACAGGCAAGGCACAGGTGGGGCACAGAGGTGCGGCGAGCGAGGAGAGGGTGACATCCGAACCGGCCCGTTTGACAGGCCGCCGTCAAGACTTTACGTGTTCTTGTCCGAAAGTCAGTTTTCACAATCCGCTATGCGGACGTGTGAGGCATGGTCAACTCCTCGCTTGTTAAGCGGAGTTGGCGGCGAATCCGTCACTCGGCCCCGTCCAGCAGGCGGGCGAGGTCCGGCGGCCACAGGGCGTCCGGCGTGGCGCGCAGTTCCTCCCGTGGCCACCAGCGCCAGGCGAGGATGCCGTCCTCGGCGTGGGCGGCGGCGAGATGCGGGCCGACCGGCTCGCGGCGCGGACCGTGGGCGACGTAGATGTGCTCGTCCTGGTGAACGGGCCCGACCGCATGGGTGAAGTCGTGTTCCCAGGTGCACAGCAGCGGGCCGGGCTCCAGATCCGTCCAGCCCGTCTCCTCGCGCAGCTCCCGCAGGGCGCCCTCCCGCGGCGTCTCGTCCGCCTCAAGGCCCCCGCCGGGCGGCGCCCAGTGGAGGCCGACCTCGACGTTGTCGTACCGGAAGAGGAAGACGGCCCCTTCCGGATCGAGTACGGCGACCCGGGCGGCGTGCCGGGGCAGGCGCAGCGACTTGCGCAGAACGGCACACGGCCGGCCGAGTTGAAGGTCGGTGCGGTGGTCGACGACCTCGTAGCCGAGGGCGGTCCAGAAGGCGAGGCCGCGGGGGTTGTTGTCGAGGACGGCCAGCCGCAGAGCGGTACGCCCGGCGGAGCGGAACCGTTCCTCGACAAGCCCCGCGACCCGCTTGCCGACCCCCTTGCGATGCGCCGCCGCGTCGACCATCAGCAGCCCGATCCACGGGTCGGGATCGTCGGGATCGGGATGGTGCGCGAGCGTGATCACGATCCCCACCACCCGCCCCTCGCCACGGGCCAGCAGCACCTCCACACCGGGATGGGCCAGCTCCTCGGCCAGCGCGGCGGCCACCTGCTCCGGACGGATGTCGTACGGGTCGGGGAAGTCGCCGCTGAGGGCGTGGAACTGGTGATTGGAGGCGTAAAGCGCGGTGAGTTCGGTGAGGACGGGGGCCGGGATGTCGTGATCGGCCGTCAGAGGCAGGGGTTCGAGGCGCACGCGGGGACGCTACCGCCCCCGAACGCCGAAGACCCCCGGCCGAAGCCGGGGGTCTTCGCGCGATCCCGCGTTTGTCAGACGCTGACGCCGAAGTCCTGGGCGATGCCGACCAGGCCCGAGGCGTAGCCCTGGCCGACGGCGCGGAACTTCCACTCGGCGCCGTTGCGGTACAGCTCGCCGAAGACCATCGCCGTCTCCGTCGCCGCGTCCTCGGACAGGTCGTAGCGCGCGATCTCGGCGCCGCCGGCCTGGTTGACGATGCGGATGTAGGCGTTGCGGACCTGGCCGAAGTTCTGCGAGCGGTTCTCCGCGTCGTAGATCGAGACCGGGAAGACGATCTTGTCGATGTCGGCCGGGAGACCGGCCAGGTTGACGTTGATCGCCTCGTCGTCGCCGGCGCCCTCACCCGTGCGGTTGTCACCGGTGTGGACGATGGTCTGGTCCGGGGTCTGCTTGTTGTTGAAGAACACGAAGTGGCCGTCCGAATAGACCTTGCCCTGCGTGTTGACCGCGATCGCGGAGGCGTCGAGGTCGAAGTCCGTGCCGGTGGTGGTGCGGACGTCCCAGCCGAGGCCCACGGTGACGGCGGTCAGGCCCGGAGCCTCCTTGGTGAGCGAGACGTTGCCACCCTTGGACAGGCTTACAGCCATGGTTGGGAGTCCTTTCCCTCGTTTATGTACTGCCTGAAGCTACATCTACCCGTATGAACGCCGAGAGGGGTACCGAAGGTTCCAGGTGTCTTTACTTTCTTTACCGAACAGACGGTGAACGATATTCGCGTGACGTGTGCCGGTCATCCGGGGGACCATGGACGGCATGTCCGGTCCCCACGTCATCCGCGGCTCCGTCTCGCTTCCCGAGGCCGAGCTCCAGTGGCGTTTCTCGCGCTCGTCCGGACCCGGCGGGCAGCACGTCAACACCAGCGACTCCCAGGTGGAGCTCCGCTTCGACCTCGCCAACACCGACGCCCTGCCCGAGGTCTGGAAGGCCCGCGCCCTCGAACGGCTGGCGTCCCGCCTGGTGGACGGCGTCATCACCGTCCGCTCCTCCGAACACCGCTCCCAGTGGCGCAACCGCGAGACAGCCGCGGTACGCCTCGCGGCGCTCCTCGCCGAAGCGACCGCCCCGCCCCCCAAGCCCCGCAAGCCGACCCGCATCCCGCGAGGCATCAACGAACGCCGCCTACGCGAGAAGAAGCAGCGCGCGGAGACGAAGCGAGGCAGAACGGGCAGAGACTGGGGCTGACCGAGGACGCCCGGCCGCGGCCACGTCGTGGCCGCTCGCGCGGTTCCCCGCGCCCCTGGGCGGCACGACGCCGCAGCGCGTCATCACGGGCGCCTCTTCATAGGTGACCGATTCCGCGCCGTTCCGAGGACGGACACCCCCCGGCGCGGCCCCGACCCACAACGCACCCGCACGCTTGCTGTCACACAGTCGCCCCGTCATCCGTCAACACCCTGACGGAAAGGTGTGACAGATGACCGACAACGACTTCCTCGCCCACCGCTTCGAGACCCACCGCCCCCGTCTCAGGGCCGTGGCGCACCGGATGCTCGGATCGTCCTCCGAGGCGGAGGACGCCGTACAGGAAGCCTGGTTCCGGCTGAACCGCACCGGCGCCGACGACATAGACAACCTGGCCGGCTGGCTGACCACGGTCGTCGGCCGGGTCTGCCTCGACATGCTCCGCACCCGCACCTCACGCGCCGAACAGCCCCTGGAACCCGACGACGTCCCCCTCCCACCCGCCGAGACCGCCGAGACCGCCGACCCCGAACAGGACGCCCTGCTCGCCGACTCGGTCGGGGTCGCCCTGCTCGTCGTACTCGACACCCTGACGCCCGCCGAACGCCTGGCGTTCGTGCTGCACGACCTGTTCGCCGTGCCCTTCGAGGAGGTCGGCGAGGTCGTCGGCCGTACCCCCGCCGCCGCCCGCCAGCTGGCCAGCCGCGCCCGCCGCCGCGTGCAGGGTGCGCCCGCGCCCGACGCCGACGAGGTGCGCCGACGCCAACGCGAGGTCGTCGACGCGTTCCTGGCCGCCGCGCGCGACGGCGACTTCGAGGCCCTGGTCGACGTACTCGACCCGGACGTGGTCGCGCGCACCGAGGCCGGGGTCACGGCCGGCGCCCTCGCGGTGGCGAAGGGCGCGACGAGCTTCGCGGCGGTCGCCCGGATCGCGAGGCCCGCCCTGGTGAACGGCCGCACCGGGCTCGCGGTGCTGATCGACGGAAGGGTGGAGCGGACGCTGGCGTTCACGTTCGTACAGGAGCGGATCGCGGTGATCGACATCGTGACGGAGCACGCGCGCGTGGCGGACAGCGAGGTGGAGATCCTCTAGCCCAGCCCCAGCACCCCCACCGTTTCCCCCTCCACCGTCTCCCCGTTCGTCCGGAATCCCAGCCCGAGGTAGAAGTTCTCCGGCCCGTGCTCCCCCGGATGCCAGGTGACGTACAGCTCCGTGCCGCCCCGGCGCCGGATCTCCGCCGCCACCGACTCCACCGCGAACCGCCCGTACCCCCGCCCCTGCGCGCCCGCGTCGATGTTCAGCCGCCACAGTCCGGAGCGGATGAGGGTGCCGTCGTCGGCCCAGTCGATGTCGAAGAAGGCCATCAGGAAGCCGACCGGCCGGTCGCCGTCGACGATCAGGCGGGGCCAGGCGGTGCCGGGATGGACGTACGCCTCGGCGAGGGACTTCACCACCGGGGAGACCGCGAATTCCTGCTCGGGACGGACGCGAATGGCGAGGGCGGCGTCGATATTGCGGGGGGTTATTTCTTCGAGGCGGAGGCCGGGCGTGATCATGCGCGGCACCTTAGACGGCGCCGTCCCCGAGGCACACGCGAATTACCGTCAACCCAGCTGCCGATACCGCCCCTTGAAGTACGCCAGCGGCCCCCCGTCCGCGCTCGGCACGCGCGCGGTGAGCACCCGGCCGATGACGAGCGTGTGGTCCCCGGCCCGCACGCGCTGCTCCGTCCGGCACTCAAGGGTCGCCAGCGCTCCACCCACCAGCGCTGCCCCGGTGGCCGCGCCGCGGACGTAGGGGATGTCCTCGAAGAGGAGCCGGTCGCTGAGCCGGCCCTTCATCGCGAAGCGCCCCGCGATGTGCCGCTGGCTCTCGGCCAGGACGGAGACGGCCCACAGGGGCTGCTCGTCGAGGAGGTCGTCCATGCGGGAGCCTTCACGCAGGCTGACCAGCACCAGCGGCGGGTCGAGGGAGACCGACATGAACGCGGTGGCCGTCATGCCGACGTCCTCGCCCTTGGGTCCGTCAGGGTCGAGCGGCGGCTCGAAGGCGGTCACCAGGACCACGCCCGAGGCCAGCCGGGACATGGCGGCGCGGAACTCGTCGTTGCTCACCCCCTCAGGATGCCCGGAGGGAAGGACGGTGGCGGTGGGGGCTGTGTTCGGCACGTCGGGAACGCTAGTGTCCGCCCGGTGCTCGCCGCATCGGACCTCAGCCCGAACTCGGACCTAGGACCCGCGACCGATCGCCGTGTATGCACTCCGCACATGCCCACAAAGTTTGCGTTCAGTAAACGCACAGCGAAAACGCAGAAACACCACTCAATTGTTCATCTTTAGCTGTGACTTGAGTCACAAGGGGCATTAATTGTTGACCCTGTGTACCGAGTGAGCAGCGCGCTGTGATTCAGTGGCGGGGAAGCTGCCAGAACGATACGCCGATGAGAACCCTTGATTCGCTGCGAGGTCTCGGGGGGAGGGCGAGCATGGAGACCGAGTCGGAGCCCTACGTCCGCCTTGCGACCCTGCGGCAACTGCACCAGGTCATGGCGGACATGAACACCGCCCGGTCTCTTGCGGACACCCTTCAGACAGTCGCCGACGGCGTCGTCACCGGCCTCGGCTACGAGCTGGCGTGTGTCAACCTCGTCCGCCCCGACGGCGACCTCGTCGTCGCCGCCTTCGCGGGCAACCCGGCCGCCGAGGCGCTGATCACCGGCAGGGTCGGCTCCCGCGAGTCCTGGGAGCGCCGGCTGAGCATGGGCGAGACCTGGGGCGACCTGGTCTTCATCCCGCACACCGAGGGCTGGGTCCTCGACGACGACGACGTACCGCAGTGGTACACCGACGGCCCAGCGCCCCGCTTCGAGGACGAGTGGCACCCCTCCGACCGGCTCTTCGCGCCCATGTTCACGCCGGGCGTGCAGGGCGGCGCGTGCGGCGAGCTGATCGGCGTGCTGTCGGTGGACCGGCCGCGCAACGGACGCAGGCCCGGCGCATGGGGTCGCGAAGCGCTCCAGATGTACGCGTTCCAGGCCGCGATCGCGATCAGCAACGCGCGTCTGAGGGCCAACATGCAGCGCGCACTGGTCAGACTCGAACGGGAGCAGCAGGCGCTGCGCGCGAGCGAGGAAAGCTTCCGGCAGGCCTTCGAGTACGCCCCCTCCGGCATGGCCATCGCCGAGATGGGCGGCGACCAGCACGGCCGCATCCTGCGCACCAATGACGCCCTGTGCCGCCTCCTGGGCCGCCCCGCCTCCGCGATGCGCCGCTACGCCTTCTCCGACCTCGTCCACCCCGAGGACATAGGGACCCTGCTGCGGACCTCGGCGGAGGGCGGACGCGCGGAGCTGCGCCTCGGCCGCCGCGACGGCACGTACGTGTGGGTCAGTCTCCGCAACTCCGTCGTCGCCGACGCCGCGGACGGCCCCCGGTTTCTCCTCACCCACGTCGAGGACATAGAGGACCGCAAGCGCCGCGAGCTCCAGCTCGCCCACCGCGCCTCGCACGACTCCCTCACCGGCCTGCCGAACTCCGCCGAACTGCGTGCCCGTCTCTCCTCCCGCCTCTGTCAGCGCCCCGCGCACCCCGGCGCCCTGGAGTCCCTGGACGCGGCCTACGGCCACCCCGCCTTCGACGCGCACGGCCATGGCTTCGACTTCCGGCCCGGCGTCGAGTCCTTCGACGCCTACGACCACCATGTGCACACCGCCGCCCCCGAGGGGGAGCACGACGACGGCACCAAGGGGCTCGCGGTCCTCTTCTGCGACCTCGACGGCTTCAAGTCGATCAACGACCGGTTCGGGCACAACGCCGGTGACGCGGTTCTCATCGAGGTCGCCCGCCGGCTGACCCGGCAGGTCCGCGACGGTGACACCGTCGCCCGGCTCGGCGGCGACGAGTTCGTCATCCTCGCCGACGGCCTCGGCCGCGCCGACGCCGCCGATCTCGCCGTACGCCTGCGCAACGAGATCATCCAGCCCATCCGCGCCGAGGGCCGGGCCGTGCGCGTGGGCGCCAGCTTCGGCATCGGCTGGGCGCACTGCGGCATGACCGCCGACGAGGTGCTGAAGTCCGCCGACGAGCGGATGTACGTAGAGAAACGATCTCGTCCCAAACAGCACCGGCGCGCGGGCTGAAGCCCAGGTCAGTGAGTTGATGCGATCCGAGTCACCCGTTTGGGGCAGCAGGAGCGGGTAGGCTCGCCATTCTGACTCCATGTATCGCATCCGCCCGCACCTGGTGAGGAGTACCAAGGGATGACGTCCGGCAACAACGGCGCCAGCACGCCCGAGGACGACGACCCGTTCGGCTACCTCTACGCCGACGGGCAGGCCAACGGAGCCCAGCCGCCGTCCGGTGGCTACGGCTACCCGAACACCGTCAACCGGGTGCGCCCCGTCGGACAGCGCCAGTACGGCCAGCAGCAGCCGACCGCGCCGTACGGACAGGTGCCGCAGCAGCAGGCCCAGCAGCAGGGGGCCTACGGCCAGCCGAACAACGCGCACTACGCCGCGCCCGAGACCTTCCCGGGCGGCGCTCCCACCACCCAGCAGCAGCCGTACGGCGGCAACGGCGGCGGCCGGGGCCGCGGCCCCAACACCAAGGGGCTGCTGATCGGCGCCATCGCGGTGGTCGCCGCGGTCGTCATCGGTATCGGCGTGGCCATGCTCGGCGGCGACGACGACAAGGACGGCGGCAGCGAGGCGTCCACCGCCCCGACCGCCCAGCAGAGCAGCAAGCCGAGCGCGTCGGCGAGCGGCAGCGCGGCGAGCGAGGACGACCTGCCGAAGATCGACGCGAAGGCGCTGTCGCTGAGCCCCGGCATCACCACCGCGACCGACGTCCAGGGCGCCAAGGCCGACGGCGGGATCTACCTCAACGGCTTCAACCAGGTCGGCTCCTCGGTGACCTGGAACGTCAGCGGCATCCCGAAGAGCGGCAAGTACACCCTGTACACGGGTTACAGCGTCCCCGGAAAGGACGCCACCGCGACCCTCACGATCAACGGCACGGCCTCCACGACCCCGGTCGGCATGGACAACTACGCCAAGGCCGCCGAGGGCGACTACGCCAAGGGCTGGACGCAGACCTACAACTGGGTCCAGCTCAACAAGGGCAGCAACACCATCAAGATCTCCTGCGAGCAGGGCAACCAGTGCGACGCCCTCCTCGACCAGCTGTGGCTGGTGAACGGCTGGGTCGACTCCTAGTCCCTACGCCGCGTTGACCCCGCCGGTCACCGTGATCCGCCCCAGCAGCTCCTCGTAGACCCCCTGGTCGAACTCGCCCGCCACCGGCGCCGCGACCGTCGCCGCCGACAGGGCGACCGCGCGGGCCAGCCGGTCGGGCCAGGGCAGATGTTCCACCAGCCCCGACAGCAGGCCCGCGACCGCCGAGTCGCCGGCGCCCGTCGGGTTGCCGTGGAGGCGGGCCGGCGCGGTGGCGCGCCAGCGGCCCTCGGGGGCGGCGGCGAGCAGGCCGTCGGTGCCGAGCGAGGCGACGACCGCGCGGGCGCCCCGACGGCGGGCGTCCTGGGTGGCCCGCTGTGGCTCGTGGGAGCCGGTCAGCTCGGCCAGTTCGTCGGCGTTCGGCTTGATGAGGTCCGGGCGGGCGGCGACCCCGCGGCGCAGCGGCTCCCCGCTGGTGTCCAACAACACCGGTACTCCGGCCGCCCTCGCGGTGCGGACCAGCCCGGCGTACGCGCCCACCGGCACCCCCGGCGGCAGGCTGCCGCACAGGGCCACCGCGTCGGCCGACGCGAGGAGATCCTCGTACGCCTCCTGGAAGGCCGACCACTCCGGCGGGGTGACCACCGGGCCCGGCTCGTTGAGCTGGGTGGTGTCGCCGGTCCGCTCGTCGACGACGGCGATGGTGCGGCGGGTGGCGCCGGAGACCGGGAGCAGCGCGTCGGTCACGCCGGGAGCACTCGTCAGCTGGTCCTGGATCACGCGGCCGGTCGCGCCGCCGGTGAAGCCGGTGACCGTCACCTCGTGGCCGAGGGCCGCGAGCACGCGGGCCACGTTCAGACCCTTGCCGCCGGGGCGTTCGGTGACCTCGGAGACCCGGTGGGAGGCGTGCGGCCGCAGGGCCCGTACACGGTAGGTGATGTCGAGAGCGGTGTTCAGCGTGACCGTGAGGATCACCTGGGCCGACCTCCCCCGAAGACGTTGCTGAGCCGTTTGGTGGGGTGATCATGCCAAACGGACGGCGGTCGGCCCAGTCTCCCAGGCCAACCGCCGCCCTCAACAGATGGACAGATCAGCCCAGTTGGGGATCGACCACCCATTCACCCCGGCGCATCACGCCCTTGAGCTCGAAGTCGGCGTCGAGCAGGACGAGGTCGGCGTACCGGCCGGGTTCGAGGGAGCCGACGCGGTCGGCCATGCCCAGCAGCCGGGCCGGGTTGGCCGACAGCGCCGCGACGGCGTCCTCCACCGGCAGCCTGTCGATGGTCACCGCGCGCTTGAAGGCCCGGTCCAGGGTCAGCGTCGACCCCGCGATCGAACCGCCCTCCACCAGCCGGGCCACGCCCTCGCTGACCTCGACCTCCAGCGGGCCCAGCATGTAGCGGCCGTCGCCGAAGCCGGCCGCGTCCATCGCGTCCGTGATGAACGCGACCCGGTCCGCGCCCTTGTGATGGAACGCCAGCTGGAGGGCGGCCGGGTGCAGATGCGTGCCGTCGTTGATGAGCTCGACCGTGATCCGCTCGTCCTCCAGGAGGGCGGCGATCGGGCCCGGGGCGCGGTGGCCGAGGGCGGGCATCGCGTTGAAGAGGTGGGTGGCGACGGTGGCGCCCGCGTCGATGGCCTCCACCGTCTGCTCGTACGTCGCGTCGGTGTGGCCGATCGCCGCGATGACGCCGTGCTCGGCGAGGAGCCGTACGGAGTCGATGCCGCCGGGGAGCTCGGTGGCGAGCGTGACCATCCTGGCCTGGCCGCGCGCCGCGTCGATCAGCTTGCGGACCTCGGCGGGGTCCGGGTCGCGCAGCAGCTCCTCGGAGTGCGCGCCCTTGCGGCACGGGGAGATGAACGGGCCCTCGAAGTGGATGCCGGCGATGTCGCCCTGCTCGGCGAGCTCGCTCAGCAGGCCGGCGCGCTGGGCGAGGAAGTCCATGTCGCCGGTGACGGTGGAGGCGACGAGGGTGGTGGTGCCGTGCACGCGGTGCGTGTGGATGCCGTGGAGTACGTCTTCTGTGGTGCCGGAGGTGAAGCTGGCTCCGCCGCCGCCGTGGTTGTGGATGTCCACGAACCCCGGGATGAGCCAGTGGCCGGATACGTCGGTGACCTGGGCGTTCTCTGGTGCGCTTCCGGCGATGTGGGTGCCGTTGATGATCACTCGGCCGCTTTGGACGGTTCCTGTGGGGAGGACGACCGTTGCGCCGGAGAGGATGAGGGGGGCGCTGTTCGATGCGGGGTGCGGGTGCGTTGTGGCTGGTCGCGCAGTTCCCCGCGCCCCTTGCGGCGTTGCCATCAGGGGGTTTCCTCCTTGAGGTCGGTTGTGTCGAGGAGGTCCCAGGCCAGCAGGCCCGCGCCCAGGCAACCCGCCGTGTCGCCGAGGGCCGCCGGGACGATCGTCGGCAGCTTCTGGAAGGTGATCCGCTGTTGGACGGCATCCCTCAGTGGTGTGAACAAGGTTTCCCCCGCCTCCGCCAGGCCGCCACCGATGATCAGGGTGCTGGGGTCCAGGAGGGTGAGGGCGGTGACCAGGCCGTCGGCGAGGGCGTCGATGGCGTGCTGCCAGACGGCCTGAGCCCGGGGGTCGCCGGACTCGACGGCTTTCGCGCAGTCGGCCGCGTCGGCCGAGGGGTCCCCGCAAGCGGCGGCCCATGCCTGGCTGACCGCCGCCGCGGAGGCGTACCGCTCCAGGCAGCCGGCCTGACCGCACGGACAGGCGGCCCCGCCCGGGCGTACGACGATGTGGCCGATCTCGCCCGCGAAGCCGTGGGCGCCCGCCTCCACCCGGCCGCCGATGCCGATGGCGCCCGCGATGCCGGTGCCGAGGGGGACGAAGAAGAAGCGGTCCGCGCCCTGGCCGGCGCCGAGCCGGCCCTCGGCGAGGCCGCCGGTGCGGACGTCGTGGCCGAGGGCGACGGGGACTGCGAGTCGCTCGGTGAGCAGCGCGCGCAGCGGGACGTCGCGCCAGCCGAGGTTGGCGGCGTAGCGGGCGACGCCCTGGTCGGCGTCGACGATGCCGGGGACGGCGACGCCGGCGGCGGACGCGGGCTCGCCGAGGTGCTCGGCGCCGTACGCGTGCAGCTCGGCGGCGAAGTCGAGGATGCCCTCGACGACCGCGTCGGGGCCGCGCTCCCGGCCGGTGGCGCGGCGGGCCTGGTGGAGCAGCTCGCCGGAGGCGCCGACGAGGGCGGCCTTCATTCCGGTGCCGCCCACATCGAGGGCGATGACATGTCTCACGGGGGTAGTGTGGCCCGCCGACCCGGGAGAGGTCTAGTCCACTCACGTGGTGTAGACCTTATGTCTGACCTTTCGAAAGTTTCGGAGGTTCCAGTGGCGATGACGACGATGTGGGGCTCGGCAGTGCGGCGGGGTAGGACAGGAACGATCGCGGTGGTGTCCGCGCTGGGCATGACGGCGGTTCTCGGCGGCTGCGGCCTCGGCGACGACTCGGGGGACGTGACCCTGCGACTGGTCGCCGCGGACTACGGGAACAGCAAGGCGAACAGCTCCCAGAAGTACTGGGACGCGCTGGTGGCGGACTACGAGGCCGATCACCCCGGCGTCGAGGTCGACGTCAGCGTCTACTCCTGGAACGACGTCGACCGCGAGGTCAAGGACATGGTCGCGGACGGGAACGCGCCCGACATGGCGCAGATCGGCGCGTACGCCGACTACGCGGCCGACGGCCTGCTCTACTCCGCCGGCGAACTGCTCTCCATCTCCACCGAGGCCGACTTCGTCTCGCGGCTCGCCTCGGCGGGGGAGGTCGACTCGACGCAGTACGGCATGCCGTTCGCGGCCTCCACCCGGCTGCTCTTCTACAACAAGACCCTCTTCGCCAAGGCCGGGCTGACCCCGCCGAAGACCTGGGCGGAGCTCGCCGCGGACGCCGCCGCGCTGAAGGCGGCGGGCGTGAAGTACCCGTACGCCCTGCCCCTCGGCTCCGAGGAGGCGCAGGCCGAGACCATGCAGTGGCTGCTCAGCGGCGGGGGCGGCTACACCGAGGACATCGGCACCTACGGCATCGACTCGGCGGCGAACGTCGACACCCTGACCTGGCTCAGGGACGACCTCGTCGGCAAGGGGCTGACCGGGCCGGTCGCGCCGGGGAAGCTGAACCGGGCCGACGCGTTCGCCGCGTTCGCGGACGGCGAGGTCGGGATGCTGAACGGGCATCCCACGCTGATGAAGACCGCCGCGGCCAAGGGCGTGAAGTTCGGCATGGTCCCGATGCCCGGCGTCGACGGTCCGACCAAGTACTCCATGGGCGTCGCCGACTGGATGACGGCGTTCAAGCAGAACGGGCACGCCGAGCAGATCGGGGACTTCCTCGACTTCGTCTACGACGAGAAGAACGTGCTCGCCTTCTCCCGTGAGTACGACCTGCTGCCGGTCACCCTGTCGGCCTCCGAGGTCATGAGCACGGCGAAGGAGGACAAGCATCTGGAGCCCTTCCTGGCGGAACTCCCCGGCTCCGAGCTCTACCCCGTCGGCAAGACGTCCTGGGCGGACGTCAGCGCGGCCGTCAAGCAGCGGATCGGCGAGGCGGTGACGGCCGGGGGCAGTCCGTCGGAGGTCCTGGCCGGCATCCAGTCGAAGGCGCAGATGGCGGAGAGCGCGGAGTAGGGCTTGTCAGTGGCGGGGGCTACGGTCGCTGACATGAACGACCTGGCCCCCCGAGAACAGGCCATCCTCGCCCTCGAACGCCGCGGCTTCACCGGCCCCGGCGCGAAGGAGCGTGCGATACGCGAGGAACTGGGCCTGGCCCCGGTCCGCTACTACCAGCTCCTCAACGCGCTGCTGGACGACCCACGCGCCCTGGCCCACGACCCGGTCACGGTGAACCGCCTGCGCAGGGTGCGCGACGCACGCAGGTCGGAGAGGTGACGGAGGGACTGACCGACACGGACGCTTCTTTCAGCCCGTCCGGCGTTTGAGGACGAGGCCCTTTCGGGGCCGAAGCGGGGGTCTGGGGGCGGCAGCCCCCAGGGATGGGAACGGGTAGGGGCGGCGGGGGCGAGAAAAAGGCGTGCGATCCGGCGCCGTGGATATGGTCCCTCTATGGGCAGCCACAAGGACTCCACGGACGACTTCCCGCGCACGCCGGTGACCCAGGCCGGACGCGAAGGGCTCGCGGCGATGCTCGCGCGGCCCGGCAGGACGGTCGTCGCGCTCGACTTCGACGGGACGCTCGCGCCGATCGTGGCCGACCCGGAACAGGCCCGGGCCCACCCCGACGCCGTGTCCGCGCTCGCCGCCCTCGCCCCGAAGCTCGCCTCCGTGGCCGTCGTCACCGGTCGCCCCGCCGGTGTCGCCGTCCGCCTCGGCGGTTTCGCGGGCGTCCCCGGCCTCGAACACCTCGTCGTCCTCGGCCACTACGGCGCCGAGCGCTGGGACGCCGTCAGCGGCGAGGTCACCGCCCCCGCCCCGCACCCCGGCGTCGCCGCCGTCCGCGCCGAACTCCCCGGCTTCCTCGACGGCATCGGCGCCTGGCACGGCACCTGGATCGAGGAGAAGGGGCGGGCCGTCGCCGTCCACACCCGCCGGGCCGAGGACCCGCAGGCCGCCTTCGACGCACTGCGC
This DNA window, taken from Streptomyces sp. NBC_00663, encodes the following:
- a CDS encoding bifunctional GNAT family N-acetyltransferase/NUDIX hydrolase, with the protein product MRLEPLPLTADHDIPAPVLTELTALYASNHQFHALSGDFPDPYDIRPEQVAAALAEELAHPGVEVLLARGEGRVVGIVITLAHHPDPDDPDPWIGLLMVDAAAHRKGVGKRVAGLVEERFRSAGRTALRLAVLDNNPRGLAFWTALGYEVVDHRTDLQLGRPCAVLRKSLRLPRHAARVAVLDPEGAVFLFRYDNVEVGLHWAPPGGGLEADETPREGALRELREETGWTDLEPGPLLCTWEHDFTHAVGPVHQDEHIYVAHGPRREPVGPHLAAAHAEDGILAWRWWPREELRATPDALWPPDLARLLDGAE
- a CDS encoding TerD family protein → MAVSLSKGGNVSLTKEAPGLTAVTVGLGWDVRTTTGTDFDLDASAIAVNTQGKVYSDGHFVFFNNKQTPDQTIVHTGDNRTGEGAGDDEAINVNLAGLPADIDKIVFPVSIYDAENRSQNFGQVRNAYIRIVNQAGGAEIARYDLSEDAATETAMVFGELYRNGAEWKFRAVGQGYASGLVGIAQDFGVSV
- the arfB gene encoding alternative ribosome rescue aminoacyl-tRNA hydrolase ArfB, which codes for MDGMSGPHVIRGSVSLPEAELQWRFSRSSGPGGQHVNTSDSQVELRFDLANTDALPEVWKARALERLASRLVDGVITVRSSEHRSQWRNRETAAVRLAALLAEATAPPPKPRKPTRIPRGINERRLREKKQRAETKRGRTGRDWG
- a CDS encoding sigma-70 family RNA polymerase sigma factor: MTDNDFLAHRFETHRPRLRAVAHRMLGSSSEAEDAVQEAWFRLNRTGADDIDNLAGWLTTVVGRVCLDMLRTRTSRAEQPLEPDDVPLPPAETAETADPEQDALLADSVGVALLVVLDTLTPAERLAFVLHDLFAVPFEEVGEVVGRTPAAARQLASRARRRVQGAPAPDADEVRRRQREVVDAFLAAARDGDFEALVDVLDPDVVARTEAGVTAGALAVAKGATSFAAVARIARPALVNGRTGLAVLIDGRVERTLAFTFVQERIAVIDIVTEHARVADSEVEIL
- a CDS encoding GNAT family N-acetyltransferase; the encoded protein is MITPGLRLEEITPRNIDAALAIRVRPEQEFAVSPVVKSLAEAYVHPGTAWPRLIVDGDRPVGFLMAFFDIDWADDGTLIRSGLWRLNIDAGAQGRGYGRFAVESVAAEIRRRGGTELYVTWHPGEHGPENFYLGLGFRTNGETVEGETVGVLGLG
- a CDS encoding flavin reductase family protein, whose amino-acid sequence is MSRLASGVVLVTAFEPPLDPDGPKGEDVGMTATAFMSVSLDPPLVLVSLREGSRMDDLLDEQPLWAVSVLAESQRHIAGRFAMKGRLSDRLLFEDIPYVRGAATGAALVGGALATLECRTEQRVRAGDHTLVIGRVLTARVPSADGGPLAYFKGRYRQLG
- the cdgB gene encoding diguanylate cyclase CdgB gives rise to the protein METESEPYVRLATLRQLHQVMADMNTARSLADTLQTVADGVVTGLGYELACVNLVRPDGDLVVAAFAGNPAAEALITGRVGSRESWERRLSMGETWGDLVFIPHTEGWVLDDDDVPQWYTDGPAPRFEDEWHPSDRLFAPMFTPGVQGGACGELIGVLSVDRPRNGRRPGAWGREALQMYAFQAAIAISNARLRANMQRALVRLEREQQALRASEESFRQAFEYAPSGMAIAEMGGDQHGRILRTNDALCRLLGRPASAMRRYAFSDLVHPEDIGTLLRTSAEGGRAELRLGRRDGTYVWVSLRNSVVADAADGPRFLLTHVEDIEDRKRRELQLAHRASHDSLTGLPNSAELRARLSSRLCQRPAHPGALESLDAAYGHPAFDAHGHGFDFRPGVESFDAYDHHVHTAAPEGEHDDGTKGLAVLFCDLDGFKSINDRFGHNAGDAVLIEVARRLTRQVRDGDTVARLGGDEFVILADGLGRADAADLAVRLRNEIIQPIRAEGRAVRVGASFGIGWAHCGMTADEVLKSADERMYVEKRSRPKQHRRAG